A single genomic interval of Palaemon carinicauda isolate YSFRI2023 unplaced genomic scaffold, ASM3689809v2 scaffold496, whole genome shotgun sequence harbors:
- the LOC137637022 gene encoding synaptogenesis protein syg-2-like: MNKPGSDVWMLRIRYPQIRDAGKYECQVSMRPPIARVIELNVVEPQAIIPLAPELYVDHGSPLNIKCVVPDSPEPPENIFWYHRDKMVSYDGSRQGVTITTDKGPTTTSVLFIPDATSHDSGIYICAPQAMKEASVRVRVLNGELPQAMQTGSTCRGCAGSSLLLLPMVFYHMMVIT, translated from the exons ATGAACAAACCCGGATCCGATGTCTGGATGCTGAGGATAAGATACCCACAGATTAGAGATGCTGGGAAATACGAATGTCAGGTTTCCATGAGGCCTCCAATTGCTAGAGTCATCGAACTTAATGTTGTTG AACCCCAGGCGATCATTCCTTTAGCTCCTGAACTATACGTGGATCACGGCTCACCTCTGAACATAAAATGTGTTGTACCAGACAGCCCTGAACCCCCAGAGAACATATTCTGGTACCACAGAGACAAG ATGGTTTCATATGACGGATCGAGGCAGGGCGTCACCATCACCACAGACAAAGGCCCAACTACGACAAGTGTTCTCTTTATACCAGACGCAACGTCTCACGATTCAGGAATTTATATTTGTGCTCCCCAGGCCATGAAGGAAGCTTCAGTTCGTGTCAGGGTTTTAAATG GCGAGCTACCGCAGGCCATGCAGACAGGGTCCACTTGCAGAGGCTGTGCTGGATCCTCCCTCCTTCTGCTACCGATGGTCTTCTACCACATGATGGTCATTACATGA